In the genome of Neoarius graeffei isolate fNeoGra1 chromosome 27, fNeoGra1.pri, whole genome shotgun sequence, one region contains:
- the irx3a gene encoding iroquois-class homeodomain protein IRX-3a — MSFPQLGYQYIRPIYAQERQGIGSARSGSELSPSGTLSNVLSTMYGSPFTAAHTYGAFLPYSNDLSIFSQLGAQYELKDGPGVQHPAFAHPHPAFYPYGQYQFGDPSRPKNATRESTSTLKAWLSEHRKNPYPTKGEKIMLAIITKMTLTQVSTWFANARRRLKKENKMTWTPRNRTDEEGNVYGSDHEGEDGDKREDEEEIDLENIDTEHIESKDELDEQDELHSDSKLDASCDSEISDGYEDLPGPEPKLLKAVAQEGKDARADADPERPDHFHHHHHHLHHHHHHHLPHSLDLKTQPPPSSAQIKLNPVSNSPPAENNAAPVQKPKIWSLAETATSPDNPRKSPLVNGSSSQAVLPPHRLVSCPVGKLQNWTSRAFSAHQLALLNSNHYLGLANQASANGLALYTGNRHTEERSGSSETAHTERSSALGAEKKSTQTSPMCLRPQDQPEAAMLLSPTPFPSFPSFPS; from the exons ATGTCTTTCCCACAGTTGGGATACCAGTACATCCGACCGATATATGCGCAAGAACGGCAAGGGATCGGCAGCGCGCGCAGCGGGAGCGAGCTCAGTCCGTCCGGCACGCTCTCCAATGTTCTCTCCACCATGTACGGATCACCTTTCACCGCCGCGCACACCTACGGAGCGTTTCTGCCTTATTCAAACGACTTGTCCATTTTCAGTCAGTTG GGAGCTCAGTATGAACTAAAAGACGGTCCAGGTGTCCAGCACCCAGCGTTTGCTCATCCTCACCCTGCTTTCTACCCCTATGGTCAGTACCAGTTCGGAGACCCGTCCAGACCCAAAAATGCCACCAGGGAGAGCACAAGCACGCTGAAGGCCTGGCTCAGCGAGCACCGCAAGAACCCGTATCCTACCAAGGGTGAGAAGATCATGCTGGCCATCATCACCAAGATGACCCTCACCCAGGTGTCTACTTGGTTCGCCAACGCCCGGAGGAGACTGAAGAAGGAGAACAAGATGACCTGGACGCCGCGCAACCGCACAGACGAAGAAGGCAACGTGTACGGCAGCGACCACGAAGGTGAGGACGGCGACAAGCGCGAGGACGAGGAAGAGATCGACTTGGAGAACATCGACACGGAGCACATCGAGAGCAAGGACGAGCTGGACGAGCAGGACGAGCTCCACTCGGACTCCAAGCTGGACGCCAGCTGTGACTCGGAAATCTCGGACGGCTATGAGGATTTACCCGGGCCCGAGCCGAAGCTTTTAAAAGCCGTGGCCCAAGAGGGCAAAGACGCGCGCGCGGATGCAGACCCTGAGCGTCCCGATCacttccaccaccaccatcaccacctccatcaccaccatcaccatcaccttCCTCATTCTTTAGACCTCAAAACGCAGCCTCCTCCCAGCAGCGCGCAGATCAAACTCAACCCGGTGTCCAACTCTCCTCCGGCTGAGAACAACGCAGCCCCGGTGCAAAAACCTAAGATCTGGTCTTTGGCTGAGACAGCCACGAGCCCGGACAATCCCCGGAAATCCCCACTCGTCAACGGGAGCTCATCCCAGGCCGTCCTGCCTCCTCATAGACTCGTTTCATGCCCGGTGGGCAAACTGCAGAACTGGACGAGCCGTGCGTTCTCTGCGCACCAGCTTGCGCTCCTCAACTCAAACCACTATTTAGGACTGGCCAATCAGGCTTCAGCCAACGGCCTTGCGCTCTACACCGGCAACAGGCACACGGAAGAGCGCAGTGGCAGCTCAGAGACTGCGCACACAG AGAGATCTAGTGCCTTGGGAGCAGAGAAAAAGTCAACACA AACTTCCCCCATGTGTCTCAGGCCTCAGGACCAACCTGAAGCTGCCATGTTATTATCTCCAACCCCCTTCCCTTCTTTCCCTTCATTTCCCTCATAA